The sequence AGTTGAGATGATTGTCTACTTAGATAAAATGAATTGAAAACTATTAGACCTAAAGTCAAAGTTTGTTAAAGCGACTGCATATGAAGTCAAGGTAAGAAAATGAATTTCCTATTTGTCAGCAGttaacaaagagaaaatgcaaCAAATAGCTCACAATGACTGACATTCTCTACAGTTTATATCTCTTACCTCTCAACATCtcagtgaaaataaatataaaaataattccattaCAGCACTGAAAAATGAAGAGGGAATCCATCAAGAGGACACAGTGAGGATTTACTCGAAGACATACAATAGAGAGGAAGAGATTAACTGCAAACTGAtgtagctccaaaatcactgctgatggtgactgcagccatgaaattaaaagacgcttactccttggaaggaaagttatgaccaacctagacagcgtattaaaaagtagagacattactttgccaacaaaggtccatctagtcaaggctatggtttttccagtagtcaggtatggatgtaagagttggactatcaagaaagctgagcgccaaagaattgacgcttttgaactatagtgttggagaagactcttgagagtcccttggactgcaaggagatccaaccagtccatcctaaaggagatcagtcctgggtgttcattggagggactgatgttgaagctgaaactccaatactttggtcacttgatgtgaagaattgactcatttgaaaagaccctgatgctgggaaagactgaaggcaggaggagaaggggatgagggaggatgagatggttggatggcatcaccgactcaatggacatgaatttgggtgggctctgggagttggtgatggacagggaggcaggcatgctgcagttcatggggtcacaaagagtcggacatgactgagcgactgaactgaactgattgtacaacgataacatataatattatacagtAACTCTaatttgataaaaattttaaaaaaaattgagatcctttgtgaggaggaggaaatgacacagAGTAGGCCAATGAGTTTTAGTCCTggacaaaaataaacagattcaTAGAAAAACACCATTCTTTAAACAGCACTGAGGTGCACAATGTGAACCATTTAACTATGCACTTCAAAATGATTAATGTGGTACAGtttatattatgcatattttactatagttgGAAAAAAAGAGCATTGATAATTATTATTGGATTCTTATGTCTGCTGATCATGTTAATGTACTGGGATGGAGacttgtgctgtgtgctcagttgctcagttgtgtccaactctttgtgaccccatggagcatggcctgccaggcttctctgtccatgggattttccagaccagacaagaatactggagtgggttgccatttccttctctaggggatcttcccaacccaggggttgaacacacacctcttgtgtctcctgcattggtaggcagattcttcatcactgtgtcacctgggtATATAACATTTTTATGCAGGATTTTCTGAGACATAAAAACTAATTCAATGGTTCTTTCAGggtaaaaggatagaaaaaggCTGATCTAATGGATGGGAAATGGAGCTCTTCCAAGAAGGAGGTGATTGCCCGtggcagagaaagagaagcaaggCAATGATGCTGGTCTGATGGGGCAGAAAAATGGTGTAGAGCACTGGAGGGAAACAAAATTAATTATACAGAAGCCCTAGTCAATGGAGAAATTTTACTTTAGACTTGTTACTAAAGGAAATGGGAAACTATTTAGGGTCCTGAAGATGGCTATGGTATGAGGAAACTCTATTAAGTTCAGTATGTCATCACATGCATTACAGATGGAGGGAAGAAAAGAGTGGAGGCATTTATTTCAAGACAACAAAGATGCTCAGAATGTGAGGATGTTGTAGTTCACTGCAATTATTTCTCGACTTTTGAGTTGTTGTAGATTATGTTGGGTGATTTAGGATAGGAATAACAGAGGAGAGTGTAGTAGCGGCAACAGGAGGCTTGTATCGACAGTATGAATCTACTTTAGGTGTAATGAATAGAAATAGATGGCTTTAAATAAAGAGACTGCCACCGAGGTTTGGTGGGGATGATGATAGGAGACTGCTCAGATGTCGGAGTCCAAAGATTCAGAAACCAAGAGTATGATGCTACCATGAAGACAAACAGGGAACTGGAATGATGAAAAACTTGAAAAGAGGAAGGAGGTGGTCATACAGCGAAGGATTGATGGGGTATGAGAATCCATGGTTTCACTTTGTCCCTCTAATTAGTTGGGGAAGTTTCTTCCCTTCTGTTAGTTTCTTACATGTAAAACAAAGAGATATCATGTAATCTTGAAGGTTCCATAGGAGTTCAATGGTTTCAACACATTGAGTTGGAGAAAACAGACACCaagactgcacagtccatggagtcgcagagttggacatgactgagtgactgaactgaatgtcactcagtcgtgtccgactctttgcgaccccatgaattgcagcacgccaggcctccctggccatcactatctcccggagtccactcaaactcatgtccatcgagatgccatccagccatctcatcctctgtcgtccccttttcctcctgcccccaatccctcctagcatcagagtctttccaatgagtcaactcttcgcatgaggtggccaaagtactggagtttcagctttagcattattccttccaaagaaatcccaggactgatctcctttagaatggactatgGACTGgtttgtatctccttgcagtccaagggactcaagagtcttctccaacaccacagttcaaaagcatcaattcttcggcgctcagctttcttcacagtccaactctcgcatccatacatgaccactggaaaaaccatagccttgactagacggacctttgttggcaaagtaatgtctctgcttttcaatatgcttatctaggttggtcataactttccttccaaggagtaagtgtcttttaatttcatggctgcagtcaccactgcagtgattttggagccccccaaaataaagtctgacactgttttcattgtttccccatctatttcccatgaagtgatgggaccatatgccatgatcttcgttttctgaatgttgagctttaagccaactttttcactctcctctttcactctcatcaagaggctttttagttcctcttcactttctgccttaagggtggtgacCATAGGATAAAACGATGGGCACAGTACTGCCCACAATCTTGCGTACTTCAAAGGATCCGGAAGAAACAAACGACTTGAAAGAACTCAGACAAGCCCTTTCATTGGATTCGGATGCGGACAGATCCACCTTCCGGCAGAGCGCGGCTCAAATCTCCTCAGCAGACAACTCGGGGAGCCGCAACCAACTGTCGAGCAAGAGGACCGCAGCGCAGTCTAACAATACAGCACGCACCTCCACTCAGCTCCCAACCGGAACTCGTTGGGCCGCGGAGAGAGGGGCGGGCCCTGACGCCAGTCATCGCCAAGGGCAACGCCGCAGAGCGGAACTTCCTGCAACGTCATGCTTCAAAGGACGCCGATATTGTGTGTCACTTCCTCTGCTCGCCGTAGGCAAGTAAAGCTGATTGTCGTAAAGTAACGGTTGATGTTGAGATATTACTGATACTCTTCCAGCATTGAAGGCTCTTTCGGACAGGCGACAGCGTACCTGCTTCCGCAGGTGCCTGGCTTTTTTTCTAAACCAGTTATTCGAGTTTCTAGGTGATTCCCTCCCCACCTTCAGTTTTGTCCCGGTACGGTGGCCGAAGAGGCTCGTGTGAGGCGGAAGTACCGGGCGGGTGGGTGTGAGCACCCGGGCCTGAGGTGCACGTGGCGCCGGTAAGTAGCAGGAGGAGGGTAAGCGGTCTGAGAATGTTGGACGTGGAACCCagcggagggagggagggagggagggaatgcGGCTGAGGCCCTTCCTGCCTGCTGGGGGAGGAGGTATTCACCCGGGGCGACGGGGCTCGTGATGAGTGGTCGGTCGGCGCTCACAGGGCTGTCGGCAGGTCACACTCACCTTTCGGGCGAGTCTCTGGCCCTCTGGCCGTGGTTGAGGTGGCAGAGTTGCTGTTATCATTGTTGTCCGCGTTTACGGTTTctgactgaggcccagaggcccCAGTGACTGAATGGCACGCACTGTTTGTCTCACCAGATAGGAGCGAACATGTCTTTTCGAGGTGGAGGTCGCGGAGGATTTAATCGAGGTGGCGGCTTCGGTCGCGGCGGCAGCAACAACAACCACTTCCGAGGTGGAGGCGGCGGTAATTTCAGAGGCGGCGGCGGCAGAGGAGGATTCGGACGAGGGGGAGGCCGTGGAGGCTTTAACAAAGGCCAAGACCAAGGACCTCCAGAACAAGTAGTTTGTATGTAGGCTTCAGAGCTTGACCTACTTGGGCGCGGAGGGTGGAATGGAGTCGGGGGCGGAGGTTGTAGGTGTGTGTTATTAGGAAGTTTGACTAGGAGTCTGGTGCTGAAAGGTAGATGCAGCAGCTGTCTTTCTCAGGGGGTTGGTTCTTAGTTGTGGAGTCAAGCCTACGGAGAGGCGGTAAACTGACTTCACACCGTGCTGTAGAAAGTAAGAAAGCTGAAGGACACCTAAAATGCATTATGGAAACAGAACTAGAGTTTTGGCTAAAAGGGAGATATAAATAGGTATTTTATGTCCTTACCCgtactgtttccattttacagataagaaaattgattCAGAGTTAAGTTTCTTTGCTAGGGTCATAGTGATGAGTGATCAGTAAGGATATATTTGAGATACAAAGCCAAGTTTCCTGACTCTTAATTGCCACTCTTAAGTAAATGaagtgagttaaaaaaaaaaaaaaaaaaaacataacttgCTGAGAAGGGAAACTGCACAggggagtaaaaaaaaataaagacctaaTTAGAGCAGTTTTGGGGTAATTATCAAAGAGATAGGGTAGAAGTTTTAGAAAGTGAGACAAAATTTGATAGTAGACAAAGAGGAGACAGGATAAATAGAGTCTAATACATGAAGAGAAAGGTGGATCAGTATGCAAAATGGTGTAAAGAGGTCAGTGGCTAGAGTCAAAGGTCCTGTCCCCGTAACAGTCCATGCATGACACATTGAGAGCATTGcgaaagtgaagaaaaaagaaagggttaGATGGGAGAGAGATTTCAGTGGAAACAAACTTAGAACTTGACTAATACTAGAAATAAAAGGTTCTTGATTTTGAACCTGGGTGATGGGAATTGAGATTTGGTTTTATAGGAATATGGTGAGTATTTTAGTTTGGGGTGGATGTAAGTTAGATATAAAAGTAGTTATATGAAATTCCAGACTTTCTTGATAAGGATCGAAGAGTCAGTGAAAAGGTGGTAGTGGGAAGTTTtaaaaggggaaggagggaaaaaaggcaGGAGAACAATAGATTGTCTTAGAGTTATggatggggagaaggaagaagagacaaTAGAATGAAGCATAGTATTTaatcaaataataatagtaactatAATAAAATAACTTACAAGTTGAGTGGTctcaatgtgccaggcactttctaAGCACTTGACACTTATTGTTGTACTTAATCCTCACAGTACTAGGTGTTAGGCGAGGGTTTTGTTGTTAGCCCTACATTAAAGAGGAAGACACTGAAGAATAGAAAAGGTTAGACCCTTACTccaggtcacatagctagtattTGGTGGAGTTAGTACTAAGCCAGGAAGGCTTTTTTGCCTTAAGACAGATATGGTGAAATCCCAGGCAGCCAAGAGGAAAGCTTCTAGAAGAGATTGGTCAATATCATTTgaaactgttttatattttaacaatttCATGTCCTATTTCAGTGTTAGGAGAGTTCCTGCACCCTTGTGAAGATGACATAgtgtgtaaatgtaccacagaTGAAAATAAAGTACCTTATTTCAATGCTCCagtttatttagaaaacaaagaacaaattggAAAAGTGGATGAAATATTTGGACAGCTTAGAGATTTTGTATCCTTTTTAATTGAAGATGTAGCAATCCTGTTGAAAGGTCATGAtttgttttttctggagttaAGTATTGATTAAACTGAACTTGGTGCTTCATTGAAATGGATGCAGTATTGCTAagattggaccataaaggagaaCCAAGACAGGGGAATGCATTTCCACATAAATTGAAAAGATAGGCCTCTTAAGTGTGCCTTCCTTTTTGGAAGGTTTTGGAAATGATTGTCACTTGGATCAGTGCCACTTGAGTTACTTTGCTTTCACTATGATGATGCTACTGCAATAGTATGGTGGAACTggaagttttaaaacaaaaacttcacTTCTGTTTGGAAACCTCATTTCTTACTTTTCGTGAATATTTCTGTATATTCTAaccttgttattttaaaaatgacatgtgAATTCAGAAGATTATCTTTCATTATAATTGCTTATTccttaataaaattaatagtatTTCTCAGTTAAATTATCAGAGAACATGAAAGCATCATCCTTTAAAAAACTACAGAAGGTGAGTCAAGCTGACACCTAGATCCttggttttttaaatgaatgacctACCTTAGGACAGTTTTACTTAAAGGTACTTGAGACTTCCTCAGTGTATCACTAGTGAAGTTAGAGGGTTGGGATTTGACCCAGGCAGTTTTGAGTCTAGTGTGTCGGTTCTTAATGATTATATTATATTACCCCCCAGCTCATCACACTAATTGTTTCTATTATACTTCCAGTTTTATATAGACCCATATAAGCTGCTGCCGTTGCAGAGGTTTCTACCTCGACCTCCTGGTGAAAAGGGACCTCCAAGAGGTGGTGGCAGGGGAGgtcaaggaggaggaagaggcagaggTGGCAGAGGTGGTAGAGGTGGTAAGTTCCCCATGGAGGAAAATTTCTAATGAGATTTCAAAGTCACAGCCTATTTAAAGAGTACaatttaattttgaatataaGCCAACTTCTCTTAtggttatttatttcttttagtaaAGCTCTTTTCAAATCTTGGCAGATTACTATAGTAATAATGCTTAGTTTCTATAACGTATAGGATTAtcttaattgaatttttttaattagtatttaACAAAACTTCATGAAGGTGGgtgatatctttatttttatggatgaggaaatggaagcttAGAAATGTTAATTTGTCCTAATCAAACAAGTGGTGGCTCAGAAATAAAACCAGTATCTTCTGATGTCATGTCAAAGACTATTACCAATAAATTCATTGCTTTGATTTCAGTATGTTGATATTATGTATTTCCCCACAGCTTTGGTACATTTACTGTGTAGGCAGCCAGGTGATAAGCAAGGTTGGGGATGAGCTAGGATGCGGCATCTGGGAATGATGTGCTAGGTGGGTGACAGGATGATGGGCAGAGCCAAAGTGGTAAGGAAGAGGAGCTGCCAAGTGGGTTACTGTATCAGAAAAGAGAATTCTGTTTTCACTTTTGCCTGTCAATTTAACGAATGTTTCACTCTGTAAATGTGCCTTTTTGGGATCTAGATAACTTGGAGATAATCTCTTAAgagatatgtttatatttatttctttggaagtaTCCCTTTAAGAATTTGAATGCAGATCCcctcattcccattttatattcaGTCTTATATATAATAGTTCAAAAAATTCACAACtctattttcttaaaatcttaatctttttatattgtattttggaCATATATGTTTGTTTCtgtataatttctctttttatgtttcaTCATTCTTTTACAAAGCTATCCCCCAAAATAAGTAAAAGTAGGGACTGCAGTAGGAAGCCAAATGTAttgaataatagaaaaaaattatttaaaattttaaaatttcaaagctCTTCAGCATATGAACATCAGTGTCTGTTTCCAGCTCAGTTAACCTTAAATGTTGTATCCAtggtacttcccaggtggcgctagtggtaaagaatccacctgccaatataggagacttaagggacatgggttcgatccctgggttgggaagattccttggaggagggcatgccaacccattccagtcttcttgcctggagaatccgatagacagaggggcctggtgggctacagtccatcaggtcacaaagagttggacacgactgaagcagcttagcaggcaTGGTAGTACTCCCAAAACCAAACCACCCATGTCTGCTACTTTTTGTTCTTAGAATTAAGAAGCCTTAGTGCAGTTTAAAAAGTATATACCATAAGCAAAAGTTGAGGTACAAATACCTTTAACAATAGGGCTAAATTGAACTTTAAAGTAACAAGCTTTTCTAATGTAGTAAAACAAAACTTGTTTAAAAAGTTGTAACCAAGGATTTTACCTTTCCGCTGGATTGAGAAACTActactgtttctccatttttatcttttaaaaaattctgtgggATAAAATAAGTGAATATATGTTAGGTTGGTGCAGAAACAATTGtaattttgcattgttgaactttgccctttgatattagaatacattcttaaatatgattatattatacctcattttaatgcacatttctttatattttttgctaatgacattagcaataaaaatacaaagatcatggcatccggtcctatcacttcatgacaaataggtggggaaaatgtggaaacagtgtcagatttcattttcttgggctccaaaatcactgcagatggtgactgaagccacaaaattaaaagatgcttgctccttggaaggaaagctgtgacaaacctagaccacgttttaaaaagcagagatgttactttgctgacaaaagtccgtctagtcaaagctgtggtttttccagtagtcatgtgtgaatatgagaattggacaataaagaaagctgagtgtcaaagaactggtgctttcaaattgtggtgctggagaggactctttgagagtcccttgaactgcaaagagatcagatcagtcaattctaaaggaaatcagtccagaatattcattggaaggactggtgctgaatttgaaggtccaatattttggccccctgattttaagagccgactcattggaaaagaccctgatgctgggaacgattgaaggcaggagaagggaccacagaggatgaaatggttggatggcatgactgactcaatggacatgtttgagcaaactcaacatgatagtgaaggacaggaaagcctggcatgctgcatgcagttcatggggtcagaaagagtcagacacgatgtagtgattgaacaacaacaacaatgacatattacttgctgtttattttgtatgtattttagactatggaaatgatgttagacaaaaagcaaaatcgagcagttttcttatttgagttcaaaaatGGGTCATGAAGCAGTGGAGATAACTTGCAACATCAAGAACTCATTTGGCCCGGGAACTAACAAATGTACAgcgcagtggtggttcaagaagttttgcaaaggaaacGAGAGCCTTGATGAGTGCAGAGGCTGGCCACTGGAAAGTGACTTCGAGCCATTGAGAGCCCCATTAAAGCCAATCCTCTTAAAAGTACACGAGAAGTTGCCGAAGAACTTATTGACCATTCTATGGTGGTttacatttgaagcaaattggaaaggtgaaaaagcttgacgagagggtgcctcatgagctgctgcaaaaaaaaaatcatttcagtgTGTCATCCTcttttattctatgcaacaacaatgagGCATTTCTTGATTGAATTGTGACGtgcaacaaaaagtggattttatatgatgccagtgatgaccagctcagtggttggattGATAAGAGGCTGTAAAAGACTTCCctaagccaaacttgcaccaaaaaaagggtAATGGTCACcatttggtggtctgctgccaggCTTCTGATCcgctacagctttctgaatcctggtgaaaccattacatctgagaagtatcctcagcaaattgatgagatgcaccgAAAACTTGCAGTGCTTGCAGCTGGATCAATAGAATGGGCCCTATTCTTTTCCGTGACAACACTTGATCTAATGTCGAACAGCCAGCACTTCAAAACTTGAACAAATTGGGctgtgaagttttgcctcatttgCTGAATTCACCAGACCTCTAGCCTTATTCATCTGACCTCTTGGCAAATGACTAcaacttcttcaagcatcttgacaactttttgcagggaagaagcttccacaaccagcaggatacAGAAAATGCTCTCCAAGAGTTCGTTGAATCCCATAGCATGGGTTTTTAtgttacaggaataaacaaacttatttctcgttGGCAAAAGTGTGTTGGTTGTAATGGTTCCTGTTTTGATTAATAAGGAAGtgcttgagcctagttataatttaaaattcagggtCTGAAACTGCAGTGACTTTTGTAACAACCTAATACTGTTCTTTATAATTGTAAGAAATATATTGATGTTTATAGCTTATCAAAATATGATAGGTTAcagttatttaattaatatttcctttatttttaggcGGTTTTA comes from Bubalus kerabau isolate K-KA32 ecotype Philippines breed swamp buffalo chromosome 7, PCC_UOA_SB_1v2, whole genome shotgun sequence and encodes:
- the GAR1 gene encoding H/ACA ribonucleoprotein complex subunit 1 encodes the protein MSFRGGGRGGFNRGGGFGRGGSNNNHFRGGGGGNFRGGGGRGGFGRGGGRGGFNKGQDQGPPEQVVLLGEFLHPCEDDIVCKCTTDENKVPYFNAPVYLENKEQIGKVDEIFGQLRDFYFSVKLSENMKASSFKKLQKFYIDPYKLLPLQRFLPRPPGEKGPPRGGGRGGQGGGRGRGGRGGRGGGFRGGRGGGGFRGGRGGGGFRGRGH